A window of Torulaspora globosa chromosome 8, complete sequence contains these coding sequences:
- the NDC80 gene encoding kinetochore-associated Ndc80 complex subunit NDC80 (ancestral locus Anc_5.696) → MEQSNNEFRPNVLDALNPQKFTSQIPVPSQDRRRNTTNMGLTDIINKSIERNSIASSKKRHRSTVAGEEPSMNSRLSQRYSSLPHTNNINTSFLTNAGSNMTRNGPSNRDPRPLRDKNFQNAIQQEIFDYLSQNKFDIEMSHPISLKFLKLPTQKGFTLIFKWLYLRLDPGYGFTKSIEHEVYQILKNLQYPYLESINKSQISAVGGSSWPRFLGMLHWLVQLNLKLDASLNELDHNIMNENTQEMTILNHPLTTLDEQDQKQEKYELMVEKLFIDYVMESYKSFLRLEDNYEPYMKELEAGFMKFIHIIGTDIDRMGTRNDEILLKCQEMAKRSKDLAMATQKCKALKNDLAKFQNYVNSVQHKSHEWPKKLERMKLESEHKRQEISNLEDEVKTLQKSLKTRGVSIEVIDEKSNRREQIVQDLEVINKHLDKLAAALKSDKLGRDNVVKNMMDAIRQYNSAIDNLFDLRAKLGDNLDLSYFKVSISEDGLLDKTDAIAYEDLMPSKQSIKNNIRQALLNLYENIQVNIEKCQKENASIEAELATLQSEIHEKTNLIEQRELLLSDAKSIYELKMQESESDLLSQKIEIERLEKKISDFNRLAQEKISDAEQLVQATKLKHEELLLDLNRRKALLHAQIIEIIEYASNFKINIQTALEKTENRITQELELL, encoded by the coding sequence ATGGAGCAGTCAAATAATGAATTTAGACCTAATGTACTAGATGCTTTAAATCCTCAGAAGTTTACTTCTCAAATACCGGTACCTTCGCAAGACAGAAGGCGAAACACTACCAATATGGGTCTAACGGACATAATAAATAAAAGCATCGAGAGGAATTCTATCGCGAGTTCAAAAAAACGACACAGATCTACAGTGGCTGGGGAGGAGCCTTCGATGAATTCCAGATTGTCACAGCGATATTCATCGCTCCCCCACACGAACAACATTAATACCAGTTTTTTGACCAATGCTGGCAGCAATATGACGAGGAATGGGCCATCCAATCGAGATCCACGACCCTTAAGAGACAAGAACTTCCAAAATGCCATACAACAAGAGATTTTTGACTACCTGAGTCAGAATAAGTTTGATATCGAAATGAGCCATCCGATTTCGctgaagtttttgaaactACCCACGCAGAAGGGATTCactttgatcttcaaatggcTTTATTTAAGGCTTGACCCAGGATATGGCTTCACAAAGTCGATCGAACACGAAGTGTAccaaattttgaaaaatctACAGTATCCATATCTAGAGAGCATCAATAAATCTCAGATCTCGGCCGTGGGTGGCTCTAGCTGGCCGAGGTTTTTGGGGATGCTTCATTGGCTTGTGCAATTGaatttgaagcttgatgCTTCATTAAATGAGCTAGACCATAATATAATGAATGAAAATACCCAGGAGATGACGATATTAAACCATCCACTCACGACCTTGGATGAGCAGGATCAAAAGCAGGAAAAATACGAACTAATGGTGGagaaactcttcatcgattACGTTATGGAATCGTACAAAAGTTTTCTAAGACTTGAAGATAATTATGAGCCTTACatgaaagaactggaagcTGGCTTCATGAAGTTCATTCACATCATAGGCACGGATATTGATAGAATGGGGACTAGGAACGATGAAATTTTATTAAAATGTCAGGAAATGGCTAAGAGGAGCAAAGATCTCGCCATGGCTACTCAGAAATGCAAGGCATTAAAGAATGATTTGgccaaatttcaaaattaTGTCAATTCCGTGCAACACAAGAGTCATGAATGGCCCAAGAAATTGGAGAGAATGAAATTGGAATCCGAGCATAAGAGACAAGAAATATCGAATCTGGAGGATGAGGTGAAAACTCTACAGAAGTCCTTAAAGACGAGAGGAGTCTCCATCGAAGTAATTGACGAGAAGAGTAACAGAAGAGAACAAATAGTTCAAGATCTGGAGGTCATCAATAAGCATCTAGATAAATTAGCCGCGGCGCTAAAATCGGATAAGCTAGGAAGAGATAATGTCGTGAAAAATATGATGGATGCAATACGACAGTACAATTCTGCTATCGATAACCTTTTTGACCTCCGGGCGAAACTCGGCGACAATTTAGATTTGTCATATTTCAAAGTCAGCATATCTGAAGATGGGCTGCTCGATAAAACTGATGCGATTGCCTATGAAGATCTCATGCCATCCAAACAAAGCATAAAGAATAATATCAGGCAAGCACTCTTGAATCTTTATGAGAACATTCAAGTCAATATCGAGAAATGTCAGAAAGAGAATGCCTCTATCGAGGCAGAGCTCGCAACTCTGCAAAGTGAGATACACGAGAAGACAAATCTCATCGAACAGCGCGAATTATTACTCTCCGATGCAAAGTCAATCTATGAGTTGAAAATGCAAGAAAGTGAAAGTGACTTGCTTTCGCAGAAGatcgaaattgaaaggctggagaaaaaaatcAGCGATTTCAATAGACTGGCGCAGGAAAAAATATCCGACGCTGAGCAGCTTGTTCAAGCGACAAAGCTGAAGCATGAAGAACTGCTTCTGGATCTGAACCGAAGAAAAGCCCTCTTGCATGCCCAAATTATCGAAATTATAGAATATGCCAGTAACTTTAAGATAAACATTCAAACAGCTTTAGAAAAAACTGAGAACAGGATAACACAAGAGCTAGAGTTACTATGA
- the PTR2 gene encoding Ptr2p (ancestral locus Anc_5.698), whose amino-acid sequence MNSNRSSSTDELESLPQGIEQKAEIKVLTDKVCPEELSNDDLELELCDDEPTEEEMRTLKHVGGTIPFRCWLIAVVELSERFAYYGLSAPFQNYMQNGPDDVPAGLLNLKSQGATGLSYFFQFWCYLTPIWGGYLADTYIGKYSTICWGTVVYLVGILILFVTSIPSITTPHAALGGFVAAIILIGIATGMIKANLSVLIADQFPKRRPRIKIQKNGTRVIEDPNITLQNVFMLFYLMVNIGSLSVIATTELEAHVGFWAAYLLPFCFFWTAVIVLALGKNQYVKPPVGDKVISKCFKVVGIAMKNKFNFQMAKPSVSPDKAYPWTDKFVDEIIRSLSACKVFLFYPIYWVCYGQMLNTFVSVGGTMELHGLPNDFFQAIDSIALIVFIPICEFFLYPFIRRFTPFRPITKIFWGFMFGSAAMVWAAVLQHFIYSAGPWYEYPMGKNSPNHIHVGWQVPAYVLIAFSEIFASITGLEYAYSKAPVTMKSFVMSLFLVTSAFGSALGCALSPVSEDPKYVWLYTGLGVSCFIAGWLFWICFKHYNYTEEAMNALDYDDDPAMLKSRKDAIEVSSVA is encoded by the coding sequence ATGAACAGTAATCGGTCGTCAAGTACCGATGAATTGGAATCGTTGCCACAGGGAATCGAGCAAAAGGCTGAGATTAAAGTTCTCACAGATAAGGTTTGTCCAGAGGAGCTGTCGAACGATGACTTGGAACTCGAACTGTGTGACGATGAGCCTACCGAGGAGGAAATGAGGACTTTGAAGCATGTAGGCGGTACAATTCCATTCAGGTGTTGGTTGATTGCTGTTGTCGAGTTGTCTGAGCGGTTCGCTTATTATGGTTTGAGTGCGCCCTTCCAGAACTATATGCAGAACGGGCCTGACGATGTTCCAGCTGGTctgttgaacttgaagagcCAGGGTGCTACAGGTCTTTCGTacttctttcagttttGGTGTTACTTGACTCCGATCTGGGGTGGTTACCTGGCCGATACCTACATTGGGAAGTACAGCACCATCTGCTGGGGCACAGTTGTCTACCTTGTCGGCATTCTGATTCTTTTCGTTACTTCGATCCCAAGTATCACCACGCCTCACGCTGCTCTCGGCGGGTTTGTTGCTGCCATTATTCTGATCGGTATCGCCACCGGTATGATCAAGGCTAATCTTTCTGTGCTGATCGCAGACCAATTTCCCAAGCGGAGACCCCGCATTaagatccagaagaatGGTACGAGGGTGATTGAGGATCCAAACATTACGCTTCAAAACGTGTTCATGCTTTTTTACCTGATGGTCAATATTGGTTCGCTGTCTGTCATTGCCACCACTGAGCTGGAGGCACATGTGGGTTTCTGGGCTGCTTATCTGCTGCCattctgcttcttctggaCTGCTGTGATCGTTCTTGCCCTTGGTAAGAACCAGTACGTCAAGCCTCCCGTGGGTGATAAAGTTATCTCCAAGTGCTTCAAAGTCGTTGGTATCGCTATGAAAAATAAGTTCAACTTCCAAATGGCCAAACCATCCGTCAGCCCAGACAAGGCGTACCCATGGACCGACAAATTTGTTGACGAGATCATCAGATCTTTAAGTGCTTGCAAGGTGTTCCTATTCTACCCCATTTACTGGGTTTGTTACGGTCAAATGTTGAACACTTTCGTTAGTGTGGGCGGCACCATGGAACTACACGGCCTGCCAAACGATTTTTTCCAGGCCATCGACTCTATCGCCTTGATCGTGTTTATCCCGATCTGCGAATTCTTCCTTTACCCGTTCATCAGAAGGTTCACGCCTTTCAGGCCAATCACAAAAATCTTCTGGGGATTTATGTTCGGTTCTGCAGCCATGGTCTGGGCAGCAGTCCTACAGCATTTCATCTACAGCGCCGGTCCATGGTACGAATACCCAATGGGCAAAAACTCTCCAAACCACATCCACGTCGGCTGGCAGGTTCCCGCATACGTCCTCATCGCGTTTTCCGAGATTTTCGCCTCTATCACCGGTCTTGAGTACGCCTACTCCAAGGCTCCCGTCACCATGAAGTCCTTCGTCATGTCCCTGTTCCTTGTGACCAGCGCTTTCGGCTCTGCCCTCGGTTGTGCGCTGTCTCCAGTCAGCGAAGATCCCAAATACGTCTGGTTATACACTGGTCTTGGCGTCTCCTGCTTCATTGCCGGGTGGCTCTTCTGGATCTGCTTCAAGCACTACAACTACACTGAAGAGGCCATGAACGCCCTAGACTACGATGACGATCCAGCTATGTTGAAATCCAGGAAGGACGCGATCGAAGTCTCCTCCGTCGCATAG
- the SLN1 gene encoding histidine kinase (ancestral locus Anc_5.700): protein MRLTSLIKEKFSPPFRISIRTQLTALVSIVALVSLIILAVTTGVYFTSTYKNLRSERLYIAAQLKSSQIDQSLNYLYFQCYWLSSRDTLQTALANYISGNKTDANWVDAASAVQKFLTSSALFSVARVYDAGFHPVLNATNNGTGDALPGDILNRLMPLSTDMALPSSLETDGILTDPVLNGSSYLMSMSLPIYANPSIILTEPRVYGYVTIIMSADSLKSFFDDRTGLEKSNVAIISAVYDEVNHKITSYRFVFAPYGLPPTILDSTFPIPNDTFLSASLRQGKAGSVQDAKFFYYKSSAIGYSPCTFALVNWVAIVSQSESVFSEPTTRLTKIIIGVVVGIGVFICIVTFPLAHWAVQPIVRLQKATEIITEGRGLRPSTPGSSSLSRKSSIVRRRYSGGSSFHSPSFGEEKDPLPPAGPAGNGIVSEVSSNRDHAMTPSSLSSVNEARSDRTKKLMTSSNLIEARVPVYRRFFSDEFSELTDTFNTMTDALDQHYALLEDRVRARTKQLEAAKIEAEAANEAKTVFIANISHELRTPLNGILGMTAISMEERDIGKIHNSLKLIFRSGELLLHILTELLTFSKNVLQRTKLEKRDFNITDVALQIKSIFGKVAKDQRVRLSITLWPNDIRKMILYGDSNRIIQIVMNLVSNALKFTPVDGRVDVRIRLLGEYDSERSEKAGHKVVYVVPGSEIRENEPEIFCEQTLKQDAIDKQEEEGSASDSEKTDMQEASQEVGRQDSDEQKSFISMSTTSYDDAIFHSQFRKPTNSSDSEDGIALLQPKSWVIEIEVEDTGPGIDPSLHESVFQPFVQGDQALSRQYGGTGLGLSICRQLASMMNGTMKLESALGVGSKFTFTLPLTQTKERVFEEENPFEDEFNPLSKKNRRVKFKFAKSIKSRKSRSSLSTVAPRTGDKGSEQLKSSDSEFSVGNMSLNRPFLQSTGTASSSRKIDTVPNLNKSCKILVAEDNHVNQEVIKRMLVLEGLDTIELACDGQDAFNKVKALQETGEHYSLIFMDVQMPKVDGLLATKMIREDLHYEYPIVALTAFADDSNIKVCLEAGMDGFLSKPIKRPRLRTIIEEYCPKDKNRDKDKDT, encoded by the coding sequence ATGAGACTTACCTCGTTAATCAAGGAGAAGTTTTCACCACCATTTCGGATCAGCATCAGGACCCAGCTGACGGCCCTGGTGAGTATTGTGGCGTTGGTATCTTTGATCATTTTGGCTGTTACTACTGGTGTATATTTCACCTCTACTTATAAGAACCTAAGATCTGAGCGTTTATACATTGCCGCTCAATTAAAATCATCTCAGATTGATCAAAGTTTGAACTATCTATACTTCCAGTGCTACTGgctttcatcaagagatACTCTACAGACAGCACTGGCGAACTACATCTCAGGGAATAAGACGGATGCCAATTGGGTTGATGCCGCAAGTGCGGTGCAAAAGTTTTTAACCTCGTCTGCGTTATTCTCTGTTGCTCGAGTCTACGATGCAGGATTCCATCCTGTCTTGAATGCAACGAACAATGGAACGGGAGACGCCCTGCCTGGTGATATTCTGAATAGGCTCATGCCTTTGTCAACTGACATGGCGCTACCCTCATCGCTGGAAACAGACGGAATCCTGACAGATCCAGTGCTGAACGGATCATCCTACCTGATGTCCATGTCCCTGCCGATTTATGCCAATCCTTCTATTATTTTGACCGAACCGAGAGTCTACGGTTACGTTACTATCATTATGTCTGCTGACAGTCTGAAGAGCTTTTTTGATGACAGAACAGGTCTCGAGAAATCCAATGTTGCGATAATATCCGCTGTGTATGACGAGGTGAATCATAAAATAACATCGTACCGATTTGTTTTTGCGCCTTACGGCTTACCGCCTACAATCCTGGATAGCACCTTTCCAATCCCGAACGACACATTTCTGAGCGCCTCTCTGCGACAAGGCAAGGCAGGATCAGTCCAAGATGCCAAATTCTTTTACTACAAGTCATCGGCTATAGGGTACTCGCCCTGTACATTCGCCTTGGTGAATTGGGTTGCGATCGTTTCGCAGTCGGAGTCGGTCTTCTCGGAACCAACAACCAGGTTAACAAAGATAATTATCGGGGTAGTGGTGGGCATTGGAGTCTTCATATGCATTGTAACTTTCCCGCTCGCTCACTGGGCAGTTCAGCCTATTGTTCGCCTACAGAAAGCCACCGAAATAATCACAGAGGGCAGGGGATTGAGGCCAAGTACACCGGGCAGCTCCTCTCTGAGCCGGAAAAGCTCAATCGTACGACGAAGGTATAGTGGAGGGAGTTCTTTTCATTCACCCTCCTTcggagaagagaaagatcCATTACCTCCCGCTGGCCCTGCAGGCAATGGTATTGTTTCCGAAgtatcttcaaatcgtGATCATGCCATGACACCCTCAAGTCTGAGCAGTGTCAATGAAGCACGATCCGATAGAACCAAAAAATTAAtgacatcttcaaatttaATAGAGGCACGAGTGCCAGTTTATCGAAGATTTTTCTCAGACGAATTCTCAGAACTCACTGATACGTTCAATACCATGACCGACGCCTTAGACCAGCACTATGCTCTACTGGAAGATAGGGTTAGGGCAAGAACTAAGCAACTTGAGGCTGCCAAGATCGAAGCTGAGGCTGCAAATGAAGCCAAGACGGTTTTCATTGCCAATATTTCCCACGAGTTGCGCACGCCGCTGAATGGTATTCTTGGTATGACGGCCATATCAATGGAAGAAAGGGATATAGGCAAAATTCATAATAGTCTCAAACTGATTTTCAGATCTGGAGAGCTATTGCTGCACATTTTGACCGAACTTCTGACATTTTCCAAGAATGTGCTTCAGAGAACAAAGTTagagaaaagagatttCAATATTACGGATGTTGCATTACAAATAAAGTCCATTTTTGGTAAAGTCGCTAAAGACCAGCGCGTCAGACTGTCTATCACACTCTGGCCGAATGATATaaggaagatgattttGTATGGAGACTCAAACAGGATAATTCAGATTGTGATGAATTTGGTATCTAATGCGCTAAAATTCACTCCAGTGGATGGCAGGGTCGACGTTCGAATAAGGCTTTTAGGAGAGTATGACAGTGAAAGAAGTGAAAAAGCTGGTCATAAAGTGGTTTACGTTGTTCCCGGGTCGGAAATTCGTGAGAATGAGCCTGAAATCTTTTGCGAGCAAACGCTGAAACAAGATGCTATTGACAAgcaggaagaggaaggGTCTGCGTCAGACAGTGAAAAAACTGATATGCAAGAGGCATCACAGGAGGTTGGGCGGCAAGATTCGGATGAGCAAAAATCGTTCATATCGATGAGTACGACGTCCTATGACGATGCCATTTTCCACAGTCAATTCAGAAAGCCAACCAACTCAAGTGATAGCGAGGACGGAATTGCCCTCTTGCAGCCCAAAAGCTGGGTTATAGAAATAGAGGTAGAGGACACAGGTCCTGGGATAGATCCCAGCCTGCATGAGTCGGTTTTTCAGCCTTTTGTCCAGGGCGATCAGGCACTCTCAAGACAATACGGTGGCACAGGGCTCGGTTTATCCATCTGTAGGCAGCTTGCTTCGATGATGAACGGCACAATGAAGCTAGAATCTGCGCTCGGCGTAGGAAGTAAATTCACATTCACACTTCCGTTGACGCAAACCAAGGAGAGAGTTTTTGAGGAGGAGAATCCTTTTGAAGACGAATTCAACCCATTGAGTAAGAAAAACAGGAGAGTCAAGTTTAAGTTTGCCAAGAGTATTAAAAGTAGAAAATCCAGATCATCTCTATCGACTGTGGCACCGAGAACCGGCGACAAGGGCTCCGAGCAGCTTAAGAGCAGCGACAGTGAGTTCAGCGTCGGAAATATGAGTCTCAATCGACCGTTCTTACAAAGTACTGGTACTGCTTCCTCCAGCAGAAAAATCGATACAGTTCCGAACTTGAATAAGAGCTGTAAGATCCTCGTTGCAGAGGACAACCATGTCAATCAAGAGGTCATCAAGAGGATGCTTGTCCTCGAAGGGCTGGACACAATCGAACTTGCCTGCGATGGACAGGATGCATTTAATAAAGTCAAAGCGCTGCAAGAAACCGGTGAGCATTACAGTTTAATCTTCATGGACGTTCAAATGCCCAAAGTGGACGGGTTATTGGCGACTAAGATGATCAGGGAAGATCTACACTATGAATATCCAATTGTAGCGCTGACTGCTTTCGCCGATGACAGCAACATTAAAGTATGTCTTGAAGCTGGTATGGACGGATTTTTATCGAAACCGATCAAGAGGCCGAGACTGAGGACCATTATAGAGGAGTACTGCCCCAAGGACAAGAATAGGGACAAGGACAAGGACACCTAG
- the PAN6 gene encoding pantoate--beta-alanine ligase PAN6 (ancestral locus Anc_5.697), translated as MTLVLAYNKLIERFIALVKMYIKDCGMKVAHTVQEVRNWHRDAKGSIGFVPTMGCLHAGHTSLFEQSMKDNDLTVVSIFVNPSQFGPNEDLDQYPRTLSEDIKLLEELGVDMLFAPKASEIYPQGIPLNVDEQRGPFVSVLGVSEVLEGATRPNFFRGVATVVAKLLNIVAPDVAYFGQKDIQQFIVLDTMVRQLFFNVRLQMMPIKRDSNGLALSSRNKYMSEETLQIASNIYKGLKRGSRKVLESNGIIGRDAVDAEIRQVWQPYVSSGDFEIDYLSIADFQTLKEVSSISPAEQQVVISCAIYVKDRRDKNVKVRLIDNILLG; from the coding sequence ATGACACTCGTTTTGGCCTACAATAAACTCATCGAGAGATTCATAGCATTAGTTAAGATGTATATCAAAGATTGTGGAATGAAGGTTGCTCACACGGTTCAAGAGGTTCGCAATTGGCATCGAGATGCTAAGGGCTCAATTGGGTTTGTACCCACGATGGGATGTCTCCACGCGGGCCATACTTCACTGTTTGAACAAAGCATGAAAGACAACGACCTTACGGTGGTAAGCATTTTTGTGAATCCTTCTCAATTTGGCCCTAACGAAGATTTGGACCAGTACCCGCGCACCCTATCCGAAGACATTAAGCTTTTGGAGGAGCTCGGAGTGGATATGTTGTTTGCTCCGAAGGCCAGCGAGATCTACCCGCAAGGCATCCCTCTGAATGTCGACGAGCAGAGAGGGCCCTTCGTGAGCGTCTTGGGAGTCAGTGAGGTGCTCGAAGGTGCCACCAGACCCAATTTTTTCCGCGGTGTGGCAACTGTAGTGGCCAAATTGCTGAACATTGTCGCACCGGACGTGGCATACTTTGGGCAGAAGGATATCCAACAATTCATCGTATTGGACACGATGGTCAGACAGCTCTTCTTTAATGTCCGCCTGCAAATGATGCCCATCAAAAGGGACAGTAATGGCTTAGCCTTGAGTAGTAGAAACAAATATATGAGCGAGGAAACGCTACAAATCGCGTCAAACATCTACAAGGGCTTGAAACGAGGCTCCCGCAAGGTGTTGGAATCCAATGGCATTATCGGCAGGGACGCTGTTGACGCCGAAATCAGGCAGGTTTGGCAGCCATATGTCTCTAGTGGggattttgaaattgacTATCTTTCGATTGCAGATTTTCAGACACTGAAAGAGGTCTCCAGCATAAGTCCCGCTGAACAGCAGGTAGTAATCAGCTGCGCTATCTACGTCAAGGATAGGAGAGACAAGAATGTTAAAGTTAGATTGATAGATAACATTTTACTGGGTTGA
- the ATG32 gene encoding mitophagy protein ATG32 (ancestral locus Anc_5.699) translates to MSCQYMASGGSRSREMDGSMFDVNRSSTSLAGGTLGGEAAGNDNTETTAFERKSLLNPHLSVLELLQGNRDSSSGDERVLETSLGGKGGVSSDGSKSISDSWQAIHRNEALISVVPERCSSQANAVGILSSSDTSEEEFDPAGSPNVAHHGQLHLPQQAPAGPRSLPNLQSIKMEVPVVFPVVERAGRGDGEGEGDDETLTKSLSNSSNSFVMPKLSLSQKSHKLRILILGRPGTKFYQSIPKRYQHFFELSQLQDPSEFRQFTGILIVFRELKEMVSLLNRVCQCTPTRPIIPVCQTGQHQQVRNVLESLLKNKLISLLYPPVVISNHSDLNNMFRFLQDLSRTISDNSDDEDEECEVTKQAKKSYQRKKKKLPSHDKSKPRRRKDRDERVSKWVLWGISLTVGVGVGYCMSYFASSALVSMNVKSMPSIDGGGDNLVVFEHSSLSIGEYDHDLENPFAHALYLFKQTLKQWNSMIKQFISKHLHFVEQMSFNNHKDWSVDDNSNRILALGYILL, encoded by the coding sequence ATGTCGTGTCAGTACATGGCTAGCGGTGGTTCGCGCTCTAGGGAAATGGACGGTTCTATGTTTGATGTGAATCGCTCGTCAACAAGCTTGGCAGGCGGAACCCTAGGCGGCGAAGCCGCGGGGAACGATAACACTGAGACGACAGCGTTTGAAAGGAAGAGTTTGTTAAACCCGCATCTTTCGGTGCTAGAACTGCTACAAGGAAATAGGGATAGTTCGTCCGGAGATGAGAGGGTTTTGGAGACAAGTTTAGGCGGAAAGGGCGGAGTTTCAAGCGATGGATCGAAGAGTATCTCGGACTCATGGCAGGCAATTCATAGGAACGAGGCGCTGATATCTGTGGTCCCGGAGCGCTGCTCTTCGCAGGCCAATGCAGTTGGCATCCTATCGTCTAGTGATACGTCGGAGGAGGAGTTCGATCCCGCTGGCTCTCCAAACGTTGCTCACCATGGGCAGTTGCATCTGCCGCAACAGGCGCCAGCGGGACCGCGGTCTCTGCCCAATCTTCAATCTATCAAGATGGAGGTGCCTGTTGTGTTTCCAGTGGTGGAACGGGCAGGCAGAGGCGATGGGGAAGGGGAGGGCGATGACGAGACGTTGACAAAGAGTTTATCGaattcttccaattctttTGTCATGCCCAAGCTCTCACTCTCTCAAAAGTCGCATAAACTACGCATTTTAATCCTGGGCAGGCCCGGGACAAAATTCTATCAGTCTATTCCAAAGAGATACCAGCATTTTTTCGAACTGTCTCAATTGCAGGATCCATCTGAGTTCAGGCAGTTCACAGGGATCTTGATTGTATTCCGggagttgaaagaaatggTGTCACTGCTGAATCGAGTATGTCAGTGCACTCCCACTAGACCTATCATACCTGTTTGTCAAACGGGTCAGCATCAACAGGTCCGAAATGTTCTAGAGTCACTTTTAAAAAATAAATTGATATCCTTGTTATACCCTCCTGTGGTGATATCGAACCATTCAGACCTCAATAATATGTTCCGTTTCTTGCAAGATTTGTCCCGAACCATATCCGATAACTCagacgacgaagacgaggaatGCGAAGTCACTAAGCAGGCTAAGAAATCTTATCAGcggaagaagaagaaattgccCTCTCACGACAAAAGCAAGCCTCGCCGAAGAAAAGATAGGGATGAAAGAGTTAGTAAATGGGTTTTGTGGGGCATATCTCTTACCGTTGGTGTCGGTGTCGGTTACTGCATGTCATATTTTGCATCCTCCGCATTGGTCTCAATGAATGTCAAATCGATGCCATCAATTGACGGAGGTGGCGACAATTTGGTTGTATTTGAACATTCCTCGCTAAGCATCGGCGAATACGATCACGATCTGGAGAACCCATTTGCTCACGCTCTTtatcttttcaagcaaACTTTAAAGCAGTGGAACTCCATGATAAAACAGTTCATCAGTAAGCATTTGCACTTCGTGGAACAAATGAGCTTTAACAACCATAAGGATTGGTCAGTCGACGACAACTCCAACAGAATATTAGCACTGGGCTACATATTACTTTAG